AGCTCGGCGTGGGCGGTCGGGTCGCGCAGGGCCTCCCGCTGATTGTGCCCCCGACCGATCACCTTGCCCTCCTGCACCACCACCGCCCCCACCGGCACTTCTCCGGCCTCATAGGCCCGCTCGGCTTCCTTCAAGGCCAGGCGGAGAAAATGGTCATGAGGGAGCGAGGTAATCATAAAGTAGGTTGTGATATAATGTGTATATTACGCAATGTTTATCGTAAAAAGAAATCTCCCGTAGCGACAATCGTCAGCCAGCGGGGGATTAATACGTACGCCCGGACGAACCATCCAGCGGCGGGGCGACCCCCCCAACCTTCTGGTCCGTAGCCAGACGCTCTGCCCAGTTGAGCCTGGGTTACGCTACCCGATAAATACTCCTCGACCACTTGCCGCTTAAATGCCTTGCTGAACCTTCTTCTCGTCTCCATATTGTGAATTCTTCAGGGACCTG
This genomic stretch from Candidatus Neomarinimicrobiota bacterium harbors:
- a CDS encoding transposase encodes the protein METRRRFSKAFKRQVVEEYLSGSVTQAQLGRASGYGPEGWGGRPAAGWFVRAYVLIPRWLTIVATGDFFLR